accaaagaaacaccaagataGAACAAGAACCTTCCCCCAACGTCACAAGCGTTAATAACTTCAACAAGACATTGACAGTGAAGATGGTAAAGTTCTTACAGATTGGTTAAATGTGTTGCCACAAGGCAAATTTTGTATTGTTGTGTTTCCTGCAATTCTTAACAGAAAAACTAGTATGTAATTATTTGTTTCTAATATTTAAAACTTACAATGTATTTACAAAAGTGTTAAAAAGGTTTAAACTGCTATTGATTTTAGTTGAAGATGTCGTGCAATTTTTTGTGGGTGTAGATGTAGGTGGTGTAATTGTAAAATATACTTTAATACCTAAGTCGGTATTCACTACAAGAtagttaaatataataaatattatttattaagtatatttattttaattagtgtGTCTATTTATATAGTCATAATATTGGATCACTTTAAAgtgaatttttatataataattacgttaatcattttgttaaaaaatgttTGTGGAGGCTATGTCCGAGGAGTACTCTCTCATAACCGTATGCTAcaaattctaattttaaaatttgcagtatgaattataaatttgtttgatttgagaattattttaaagtaagttttaaacaaaatttggaATATTTTTAGTTGTTATTGAAAACCTTAATTAGTCTTGCCTTTTCCATAAGATGTTAAAAGATTGGACATATTGTGGTTTCCTAAAAAGATGAAAGTAAGAAAAGAGTGAAAAGAACAGTACATGATATCATACATATGTGTGGTGTTGAAAGTTGAAAAAACGATGGTTAAACTGAAGTGAGCATAAGGGAGCGAAAAGTAGACATAGATGCTGACACTGAAGGAACGCTTTGTTATGCAGATCCCATAAAGATATTCATTATATCATATCATAtagtaataatttaaaaatagctTGATTATGAAATTATAGGTAACGCGCAAATTGGGGAGCCAATATCTTAACCGCCATTCATTATTGGATTTCATTGTTCTTTTCACTAATTCAATCAATTCCAGACATTTCCTATGACAAATGAATGACtgaatactatttttttttatttctcaaacaCTTTTACATTATTATGTTTCGGAGGAGAGATTGTGtatcataaaaaatgtttttatcataaaaaaatatcttattattGAGTTAAGTCGTTTCAATCATTAAGCGATCAAATATGTTCAGAGTTATGCTAAATTAATCCAATATAAGCATCACGTATTACAAAATTTGCCCATCCTTCATGAATAACAAAACAGAACATATATAGTAAAACGAATAAAATCATTTTCataatgaaaacaaaatcatTTCATGGGATTTCTCTTGAAAAATAGaatatctaaattttttttacactACGTTGATTTTGATTGAAGGGGAAAAAATCTTAAAACCAAAcacattttcataaaaaaatggattgatatctaaattttgTTATCACATAAACCTTAAATTCCTTCTACATTAATACTTTGTTTAGATTAGAGAGTgaattatctttaaaaaaatagttcatAATCCATTATAGCAAAATATTATCTTTGAAAAAGAGTTCATAATCGATTATAATAAAATGGTAATCAATTATCCTTGGAaacatacactacaagaaaatgatgaaatagaaaccaatttttagagaccaaaataattagttgcaatagtaactaaattagagaccattttgaaaactaaaacaaaaattggtttttaaattagtttctattattttctattattgttaaatagtttctaaattagtctctaattagcaaccaaggttttagagactaaatttagaaactaaataattggtagataaaacattggttgctaattagataccaatttagaaactatttaacaataatagaaaataatagaaactaatttagaaaccaatttttgttttagtttctaaaatggtctctaatttagttactattgcaactaattattttggtttctaaaaattggtttctatttgatgattttcttgtagtgatagttcataatcgattatggcaaGATGTTAATAGACTATCCTTGAAAATAATCCATAATTGATTAAAGCTCCCTTGTAAACCAGTAATCACAAAAATGGTAAAAACGATGATCATTTTAGTCTTAAAACGATAGCTTtctaactattattttttaaagcgTAGTCCATTCTCTTCAAGCAAAGAAGACGACTATTTAGTCGTCATGTTAAAAATCGTCGTTTTATACCTCCCTAATCTCAGTATACATGGTGCCCTAATCTCAACAACGGTGATGGTGAAGAGCAGTAACGGCGAAAGGCAACTAAAAATGACGAAGAACCAATGGAGGGATAGAAAACAACCAATGAAGACAATGGTGGTGGAAGGCAATGAAAACTTTCACCAACAATGGAGGACAAAAACGAATAAgagaaacaaaagaagaaagaaataaacaaTGATGAGTGAATGAAAGAAACTTACACAATGACAAAAAGCTCGAAGATGAAGAAAAAGCAAAGAGAGCACGAagcaaagaaggaaaaaaaagtgCGAGAAGACAAAGAAAATACGAAAGCGTAAGTGTTACGAATTAAGGTAATAAAATAAGTGTAAAACGGCGACTATGAGGTAAATCCGTCGTTTTAGACCAAAGCACTTGGTCTACAAAAGAAGCTATGAGTGGTAGCCGTTGTCTGATCATAGTCGCTGTTTTAGACTCGTTTTAATTTCGAAAATGTCATCGTTGTTTGATAGACAACGTTTGACAGTATAAATGTTGTGAATGTATTGTTGTAAATAAACCTTTTTGCATTAatgaataatcgattatgtgtgTAATTATTTTCACGAAATCAATTTCCATGCttaatattcataaaatttTAATCCATTTTTAATAATCTTTACTTTGTTCTGCATGCATGTCCATGATGCTCTCATGCTTAGTTAAAAGGTGAAGGATAAAAGTGTAAAAGACACATAGTTCATGTGACCTTCACATTTCTACTTCCATATGCGAGAAACAATTTAAATACTTTTCTGCTGTTCCACACTCACATTTTAACTTGAATCGTTGAATACAAACAACACTCATTAGTACATTTTTGTCCTCATCTAATGTCTAATGTCTGGTGTTCATCCTTATATAAGCAAACACAACATATGTGTGATTAGATACGCTTGCGTAACAAGAAGCATTGCAAGTGGGAACGTGAGTTTCCAAATTTGGAAGAGAGGATGGGATCGAATTGGGTGAGTTTGTCTTGGATGCAAAATCCCTCATTAGTGTGAAAGGTTGACGAGAGAGATTTGGATGGCTCACATGACTAATTGTAGTATTTTCACACCCTCCCATGGTACTATATATCCAGAATCTATTAGAATCTAACTTTTTAAAGCTTGAAAGTGCAACTTCATCATCATAACAAAAGCAACTTCCCTAAATCTTTATACTTACTACtagttgaaaaataaaatccatACACAAGGAagttactttttcttttttcacgTTGGGTTGCAAGTTGCATTTGTTTATTTGTGAGCAGAAGGTGACCAGAGGGTGATTAAGCATGGCAGCTGATGCAATAAAGTCTAGTAGATGACTGTGATGGCGAAGTCTCCAACCTGGAAATCACAGCTACAATATATTCTTTcttataatcaattatttgaatataatatttgatatataatcttataaattaaaaagttaaaagaataaAGTCAAAATTGATAACCTTTAAATTCATCCTCAAACACAACCTACTTTGAATTGCTTTTTTAGAAACAAACTTATAAGCAAATAATGAGgttaaataaaatcaatttttttaacaagataaaataaaacgatatactttaatttttaaaaatctgaCTTTAGCAAAAATTGAAGAGgatcataattttaatttatttttcatcgGATGCAATAATGCGACATAGCTGTCGACGAGATCTTCAACTTGCTGAATATCACGACAAAAGGGGAGGTTAATTCGCGTTGTCTGCAACTGATAATGTCAATGGGAATGGCCAAAATTTTGGGAGGGAGATGAAGCTATTCATAAGCCATTCGTTAGtgttataaaaatatgtttgaaCAAGTAAATTAATTGTCATATTCGTTCATAAATTATGCAAGGAAATAATTTGAGTGGCGGCACACACGCCTGAACATTACATCAAAAACATCATGAATGTGTTGGTGTTTGTTCTTATGcattattttattatctatTATTTTGTAATTGTAAAAAAGCAACcatttttatacattattttcttTGAAATACTGAAACTACAAACTGTAAAAGGATTGGTACTTGATGACGAGGGGCCGTTTATAatatattgttttgtttttatcttttaattaaaaCTTCATTTTGGTTTAACATTTTGTGTTTATAAATTCTTCAAactttttaaacaatttataacaggaatttttttttcatctgaAATCTAGCACGTAAACTTGTgtggaaaaaaattgaaaatatatatagttgagatcccattataataatataataatatttttaattaaaatatatattaaatataattaaaatattaatttaatagttTGTAATAAGTAGTTTTACAGTCAAAATTGAAATGCAGAACCCAACCGCCAATAAACTGAAAGCCGAACAAACACATTAAAGTAATTAACCTATAGATGTGGATGCCACATTCCAATATTCTTAAATCAATTAAGAATTGAAAAAGTAGGTGAAACGCACACATATCTATCTGGCGCCATTAGCGAGTAAACATCAAAACAACACGTCCAGAAAATCAAAATTGAACCACTCCTTGTTCACATTTACACTTGGATGATGATGGTTctgatattttattaataaaaaatgtgacaGTGTTCGCAGGATGTCCTCCTGTGTCTTTGTCCCTGGAGGAAGAGGAGGATGGAAATGATCATTCCTACTCCAAACAAGTGCTTCCTTAAGACATGATCAATAATGTTTGGTTGTACTAGTTGAGAGGTTCCAATCTTTGCATAGATTCTCACTGCGCATCTCTTAAAGCACAAGTTGCCACTTTCATTCCGTAGAATATCATGCAAGTGGCCATTTgcatataaaaatagaaaaccaTTGCCCACCAAATTCACCACCCATTTATTACGACACTGCCAGTGAAAGGCCACCAAATTGAGTTGCCACAAACGCCACAAAAACACAAAGAATCACCGCCATAACACTGTTGTATCTTCCGTCTAAATCAGCTCCAGAGGTTTCCACCGCCATTGGGTTCCCCGATTTTATCGAACTGCATTCAAATTCAAACACCcagtttaataataattaaacattACATCGCAAAATTTCATAAGATACCATACGCCAAAATTGTTGTTGATGCTCCATTTGGACGGTGCAATCAAATTAAAACACGACATTTGAAAACAAGGGAGAAAAACGTGACAACCATGTTTATGGTGATACCGCACCCAAAACTGGTCCCCTAATTGACATTcgacaaaatttaattttcctCAGAACAATTTCAACGCCAGTAATCAACACTCCTCTGTTCTGAGAACACGTTTTAACAGCTAGGAGTTTCcgtatattaattaattaatcatcATCGAttttttgaagaataaaaatcACGTCAGCTATGGAAAAAGcgagaattaaaaaataataataaaataaaatgacctTGTGGAGGGTTGCGGGCAGAAAGTGATGGTATAATCAGCAGAAGCGCAAGTGAAGGTGCTGGAGCCATCGTCGTAAGCGTAGCTATAAGCGCGTGGGCACGCGCTCTTGAAGAACTGCGAGTAGGAACTGGGTTTGCATGTGTCAGGTGTCGCGTAAGCACCACTGCAGCAATACTGTGGATCATCGAAAGCTTCGCACGCGCTTCTACACGCCACGCCCTCACCGCTGCTCGTCACTTTGAGCTCCGAGGGGCACGGCGTGTTCAGGTCCACCACGCACCCCGTTGCGGTGCAGTTTCCGCCGCCGGTTGCGCCCTGGGGCTCCACGATCATTGGCAGGTTGTAACCGTCGACCAGGCTCACGTCGAAGAAATCCAGCCCGCCGGCTCCGTTCAGCGTGAACTCTGCAAGCGTGGCCGGCGGGGCGGCGTTACCTCCGGCGCATTCCACGGCGGAGCCACAGTCGCCGGTGACGCAGGAGAATTTCCCGGCAGCGTCTTGTGAGCAGAGGGT
The sequence above is a segment of the Phaseolus vulgaris cultivar G19833 chromosome 2, P. vulgaris v2.0, whole genome shotgun sequence genome. Coding sequences within it:
- the LOC137810958 gene encoding pathogenesis-related thaumatin-like protein 3.5, with amino-acid sequence MAPSTQFSTTLLSLCLFQFIAGSYSATFTIVNKCSYTVWPGILSSAGISPLSTTGFVLQPGESNVVGVPPAWSGRLWGRTLCSQDAAGKFSCVTGDCGSAVECAGGNAAPPATLAEFTLNGAGGLDFFDVSLVDGYNLPMIVEPQGATGGGNCTATGCVVDLNTPCPSELKVTSSGEGVACRSACEAFDDPQYCCSGAYATPDTCKPSSYSQFFKSACPRAYSYAYDDGSSTFTCASADYTITFCPQPSTSSIKSGNPMAVETSGADLDGRYNSVMAVILCVFVAFVATQFGGLSLAVS